One window of the Pseudomonas sp. MPC6 genome contains the following:
- a CDS encoding DMT family transporter, whose amino-acid sequence MNEVLEKAISPTEAGIQRGIGLCLLSMLVFASQDAITKVLVQDFAVAQFIMVRYWVFVAFALGYAHWRGGLAAAARTRHPWLQLLRSLLSVGEIAIFSLGLRYLGLAESHALFAVFPLLAMALAGVVLGEFIGLRRWLAAAIGFLGTLVILRPGLDLFESAALIPLSAALAFAVYNLVTRLVSREDGFTTNMLYMAVVGAVASTAFGLPVWQAPSPGEWGLMGVLSVSGIVAHLLLVKALEYAPAAALQPFNYSLLVFAMFIGLLVFGEFPDAWTLVGAALVVTGGVFSIGASTLRKQSTV is encoded by the coding sequence TTGAACGAAGTTCTGGAAAAAGCGATCTCTCCCACGGAAGCAGGCATTCAGCGCGGCATTGGCCTGTGCCTGCTGTCGATGCTGGTGTTCGCCAGCCAGGACGCGATCACCAAGGTGCTGGTGCAGGACTTCGCGGTGGCCCAGTTCATCATGGTGCGCTACTGGGTGTTTGTGGCCTTCGCCCTGGGCTATGCCCACTGGCGCGGCGGTCTCGCTGCGGCAGCGCGGACCCGGCATCCCTGGTTACAGCTGCTGCGCTCGCTGCTGTCGGTCGGCGAGATCGCCATCTTCAGCCTTGGCTTGCGTTACCTGGGACTGGCCGAAAGCCACGCGCTGTTCGCGGTTTTTCCGTTGCTGGCGATGGCGCTGGCCGGGGTGGTGCTGGGCGAGTTTATCGGCTTGCGCCGCTGGCTGGCGGCGGCGATTGGTTTTCTCGGCACCTTGGTCATCTTGCGCCCGGGCCTGGACTTGTTCGAGTCGGCGGCGCTGATTCCGCTCTCGGCGGCATTGGCGTTCGCGGTCTACAACCTGGTCACTCGCCTGGTCAGTCGTGAGGACGGCTTCACCACCAACATGCTGTATATGGCGGTGGTCGGCGCGGTGGCGTCCACGGCCTTCGGCTTGCCAGTGTGGCAAGCACCCAGTCCCGGTGAATGGGGACTGATGGGGGTATTGTCGGTGAGCGGGATAGTCGCTCACCTGTTGCTGGTCAAGGCGCTGGAGTATGCCCCCGCCGCAGCCCTGCAACCTTTCAATTACAGCCTGCTGGTGTTCGCGATGTTCATCGGCTTGCTGGTGTTTGGGGAGTTCCCCGATGCATGGACCCTGGTCGGAGCCGCGTTGGTGGTGACCGGCGGCGTCTTTTCCATAGGCGCAAGCACATTACGCAAACAATCGACTGTCTGA
- a CDS encoding DUF126 domain-containing protein, protein MKASVLNPGSVSGQLLVLDEPLSFWGGYDPLTGTIIDQQHPQVGLKVTGKVLVMPGTRGSSGTPGVLGESLRLGTGPIGLILGKPDVNVMAAALVVSELYDLPVPVLVLDKAGYAHLHNGQMVRLESNGEVLIQR, encoded by the coding sequence ATGAAAGCCAGTGTGCTAAATCCGGGCAGCGTCAGTGGCCAACTACTGGTGCTTGATGAGCCCCTGAGCTTTTGGGGCGGCTATGACCCGCTGACCGGCACCATCATCGATCAACAACATCCGCAGGTCGGACTCAAAGTCACCGGCAAGGTGTTGGTAATGCCAGGGACACGTGGCTCCTCGGGCACGCCTGGGGTTCTGGGCGAGTCCTTGCGCCTGGGGACAGGCCCGATCGGATTAATCCTCGGTAAGCCGGATGTCAACGTCATGGCAGCAGCTTTGGTGGTTTCCGAATTGTATGACCTACCGGTGCCAGTGCTGGTGCTGGATAAGGCGGGCTATGCCCATCTGCATAACGGCCAGATGGTCAGGCTGGAAAGCAACGGCGAAGTTCTGATTCAGCGTTAA
- a CDS encoding aconitase X catalytic domain-containing protein produces the protein MVELSEYDRRLLSGDEGKARRVAMQMMVKAAEAMGAERLIDVSMAHVNSCFYSGKVGLDFAEFLLADGVKVAVPTKTNVGLVDLLHPELRPEKANSEAVLGARRLMKIYEQLGCEVVWTCAPYQYKVRPKVGDQIVGSESNAVAFYNSVLGARTNKYGDFLDICAAITGRAPYAGLHRDECRKGEILFSLEGIPQKLLEQDIFYHVLGIVLGREAGNSVPVIQGLPKSTTEDQLKAISAASAASGSVALFHAVGITPEAKTLSDAFHGAEPARVIAVTPQMLIQARDALTTSAAGKVSAVCLGTPHFSYTEFERLTPLLAGRQVHADLGLYVSTSRYVLSQVREQGWLELLEKAGVKIVVDTCTYFTPVVNGIKGRVMTNSGKWAYYAPGILDVDVVFGSLEECVESAVSGEVWRDERLWSGDFWGAAQC, from the coding sequence ATGGTAGAACTCAGTGAGTACGATAGGCGCCTGCTGTCAGGCGACGAGGGCAAAGCTCGGCGTGTGGCCATGCAGATGATGGTCAAGGCTGCCGAGGCGATGGGTGCCGAACGCCTGATTGATGTCTCGATGGCCCATGTCAACAGCTGTTTCTACAGCGGCAAGGTCGGACTCGACTTTGCTGAGTTTCTGCTGGCCGATGGCGTCAAGGTTGCGGTGCCGACCAAGACTAATGTCGGTCTGGTCGACTTGCTGCATCCGGAGTTACGCCCGGAAAAGGCCAATAGCGAAGCTGTGCTGGGTGCACGTCGTTTGATGAAGATATATGAGCAACTGGGCTGCGAGGTGGTGTGGACCTGTGCGCCCTATCAGTACAAGGTGCGACCTAAAGTCGGCGACCAGATCGTCGGTTCAGAGTCCAATGCTGTGGCCTTCTACAACTCGGTACTGGGTGCAAGAACCAATAAGTACGGCGATTTTCTCGACATCTGCGCGGCAATTACCGGCCGTGCGCCTTATGCCGGTCTGCATCGTGACGAATGCCGCAAGGGCGAGATTCTCTTCAGTTTGGAAGGGATTCCGCAGAAGTTGCTTGAACAGGACATTTTCTACCACGTCCTCGGCATCGTGCTGGGGCGTGAAGCCGGCAACAGCGTGCCTGTCATCCAAGGCTTGCCGAAATCGACGACTGAAGATCAGTTGAAGGCGATCTCGGCGGCCAGCGCAGCCTCGGGTTCGGTCGCACTGTTCCACGCCGTTGGCATTACCCCTGAGGCGAAAACCCTGAGCGATGCCTTCCACGGTGCGGAGCCTGCGCGGGTGATCGCAGTGACGCCGCAGATGCTCATTCAAGCTCGTGATGCTCTGACCACCAGCGCGGCGGGTAAGGTCAGTGCGGTATGCCTGGGGACACCCCATTTTTCTTATACCGAGTTCGAGCGACTTACTCCTTTGCTGGCTGGCCGGCAGGTACATGCGGATTTAGGGCTGTATGTTTCGACCAGCCGCTACGTGCTGAGCCAGGTGCGTGAACAGGGCTGGCTCGAATTGCTTGAGAAAGCTGGAGTGAAAATCGTGGTCGACACCTGTACCTACTTCACTCCAGTGGTTAACGGCATCAAGGGTCGTGTAATGACCAACTCGGGTAAGTGGGCTTACTACGCCCCAGGCATTCTCGATGTGGATGTGGTTTTCGGTAGCCTGGAGGAATGTGTCGAGTCTGCCGTGAGCGGCGAGGTTTGGCGCGATGAGCGCCTGTGGAGTGGTGATTTCTGGGGGGCAGCGCAATGCTAA
- a CDS encoding SDR family oxidoreductase — MQVSLKGKRAFITAGGAGMGRATALAMHKLGAEVFTCDVDAEALSTLPDGITTFVSDVSDPNAVDAMFDEFLPGGLDILINNAGIGGPTKPVEHVTNEEWRACMSVCIDSQFYCARRAVPTFRKQKSGVIINLVSAAGILGFPNRSPYVAAKWAVTGFTKTLAMELGQDNIRVNGIVPGNVNGERMERVIKAHAEAEGIDPEEVRRLYGIGVSMQCYVDPEEIADMICFLCSDYGRHVSGQIVGVDGHTETLYPRQ, encoded by the coding sequence ATGCAGGTTTCTCTGAAAGGTAAGCGCGCTTTCATCACTGCCGGCGGTGCCGGCATGGGCCGTGCCACGGCCTTGGCCATGCACAAGCTTGGCGCTGAGGTGTTTACTTGTGACGTCGATGCCGAGGCGCTTTCGACGTTGCCGGATGGCATCACGACTTTCGTTTCCGACGTATCTGACCCGAATGCAGTGGACGCCATGTTCGATGAGTTCCTGCCGGGCGGTCTCGACATTCTGATCAACAATGCTGGTATCGGTGGACCGACCAAGCCGGTCGAGCACGTCACCAATGAGGAATGGCGCGCCTGCATGAGTGTGTGCATCGACTCGCAGTTCTATTGCGCGCGCCGTGCGGTGCCGACCTTCCGTAAGCAGAAGAGCGGGGTGATCATCAACCTGGTGTCGGCCGCGGGCATCCTCGGTTTTCCCAATCGCAGCCCTTATGTGGCGGCGAAATGGGCGGTCACCGGCTTCACCAAGACCTTGGCCATGGAGCTGGGCCAGGACAATATCCGGGTCAACGGTATCGTTCCGGGCAACGTCAACGGCGAGCGCATGGAGCGAGTGATCAAGGCCCATGCCGAGGCCGAAGGCATCGACCCCGAAGAGGTCCGCCGGCTCTATGGCATCGGCGTGTCCATGCAGTGCTACGTCGACCCTGAGGAAATCGCCGATATGATCTGCTTCCTCTGTTCCGACTATGGCCGGCATGTCTCGGGACAGATCGTCGGTGTGGACGGCCATACCGAAACCCTCTACCCGCGTCAGTAA
- a CDS encoding class II aldolase/adducin family protein — MAEFEGATSAKPRFTQDEWNVRVDLAAMHRLANVYGYDDIVWNHITARVPGTDHHFLMNHFGLHNTEITASNLIKIDEHGNVLDGPPEVNTAGFVIHRGIHLSIPNAKFVFHSHAPAGLAATAIRDVVHLVQDSSMLYGKIGYHEWEGLSVDTDESLRIADNMGDNKCLIMRNHGFLTVGETAGEAFMNMHYLVRACANMLQVCATGLPLAETKPEMWEKAAQQYAAFVPGKYEWPALLRQVDRIDPSYKY, encoded by the coding sequence ATGGCAGAGTTCGAGGGGGCCACGTCGGCCAAGCCGCGCTTCACCCAAGACGAGTGGAATGTTCGTGTTGATTTGGCAGCGATGCATCGCCTGGCGAACGTCTACGGTTACGACGATATTGTTTGGAACCACATTACCGCGCGGGTGCCGGGCACCGACCACCATTTCTTGATGAACCATTTCGGTTTGCACAATACCGAAATCACTGCGTCCAACCTGATCAAGATCGACGAGCACGGCAACGTACTGGACGGTCCGCCCGAGGTGAACACCGCCGGTTTCGTCATCCATCGCGGCATCCATCTGAGCATCCCGAACGCTAAGTTCGTGTTCCATTCCCACGCGCCAGCTGGCCTTGCCGCCACCGCGATTCGCGACGTTGTGCACTTGGTGCAGGACTCCTCGATGCTCTACGGCAAGATCGGGTACCACGAGTGGGAAGGGCTGTCGGTAGACACCGATGAGAGCCTGCGCATCGCCGACAACATGGGTGACAACAAGTGTCTGATCATGCGTAACCACGGCTTCCTGACCGTAGGTGAAACCGCCGGCGAAGCCTTCATGAACATGCATTATCTGGTGCGCGCTTGCGCCAACATGCTGCAGGTGTGCGCCACCGGTTTGCCGCTGGCCGAAACCAAGCCGGAGATGTGGGAGAAAGCCGCGCAGCAATACGCCGCGTTCGTTCCGGGCAAGTACGAGTGGCCGGCGTTGCTGCGCCAGGTTGACCGGATCGACCCATCCTACAAGTACTGA